A section of the Pediococcus inopinatus genome encodes:
- a CDS encoding peptide ABC transporter substrate-binding protein produces MENKWKKLGTATLLLSVLLAGCGSAKSSESKNESFSVMEQSDLLTTDGSKSIDLTSFNMINNSQEGLYRVAKGNKVVAGLAEKVVKPTNDGKTYTFKLRKGLKWSNGDALTAKDFVYSWRRTVNPDTKAGYAYIMDNVKNATAINAGKMKPSKLGVKALDKRTLQVTLTHATPYFKYLMAFGTFFPQNQNAVEKYGSKYGTASKYMVYSGPFKLQGWTGINMSWKLVKNNQYWDKKNVAVSKIPVKVVKDPNTALNLYQSGKLSDALLSGEQASQEKSNKAFVKYEQGQTAYLAMSFKKGKATANVNVRKAVSLVVNRKTLTSKVLADGSTPATGFMPSDFVKNPKTGTDFTKDANVSEAVEYNVAKAKKYWKKGLKETGKTKVNFELVVSDDDSQKKVAEAVQSTVEQNLPGATVTVRSLPTKGAQSAQLGGNFDMTVVRWIGDYTDPLTFAQLQTTGNTYNYGSFSNKTYDSLVAATNGKDANNEQKRYEDFVKAEKLLMNQEAVVPLYQAVQTQLVNTKVKGIVYHPTGAPYDYKWVHVEK; encoded by the coding sequence ATGGAAAATAAGTGGAAAAAGCTAGGCACGGCGACACTTTTATTATCAGTTTTACTGGCAGGTTGTGGAAGCGCAAAAAGCTCTGAATCTAAAAATGAAAGTTTTAGCGTTATGGAACAATCGGATTTGTTAACGACAGATGGATCTAAGTCGATTGATTTAACGTCTTTTAATATGATTAATAATAGTCAGGAGGGTTTATATCGTGTTGCTAAAGGCAATAAGGTAGTTGCCGGATTGGCAGAGAAAGTAGTTAAACCGACAAATGATGGCAAAACGTATACATTTAAACTTCGTAAGGGACTCAAATGGAGTAATGGAGATGCCTTAACAGCAAAAGATTTTGTTTATTCTTGGCGACGCACGGTTAATCCGGATACGAAAGCCGGATATGCCTACATTATGGACAATGTGAAGAATGCAACGGCAATTAATGCAGGAAAGATGAAACCAAGTAAATTAGGGGTAAAGGCTTTAGATAAGCGAACTTTGCAAGTAACTTTAACGCATGCAACGCCGTATTTTAAATATTTGATGGCTTTTGGAACATTTTTCCCACAGAATCAAAATGCAGTAGAAAAATATGGTTCTAAATATGGGACAGCAAGCAAGTACATGGTTTACAGTGGTCCATTTAAATTGCAAGGCTGGACTGGAATAAATATGAGCTGGAAACTTGTGAAGAATAATCAGTACTGGGATAAAAAGAATGTTGCAGTAAGCAAGATTCCCGTTAAAGTTGTTAAGGATCCTAACACGGCTTTGAATTTGTATCAATCTGGTAAGCTAAGTGATGCCTTACTTTCTGGCGAACAAGCCAGTCAAGAAAAGAGCAACAAGGCCTTTGTAAAGTATGAACAAGGACAGACAGCCTATCTTGCCATGAGCTTTAAAAAAGGCAAAGCAACGGCTAATGTAAATGTTCGTAAGGCAGTGTCTCTAGTTGTTAATCGAAAAACGTTAACTTCAAAAGTTCTGGCAGATGGATCCACCCCAGCAACCGGATTTATGCCATCTGACTTTGTTAAGAATCCAAAAACAGGTACTGATTTCACTAAAGATGCAAATGTGTCAGAGGCAGTTGAATATAATGTAGCCAAAGCTAAGAAGTATTGGAAAAAAGGACTCAAAGAAACTGGTAAAACAAAAGTTAACTTTGAATTAGTTGTAAGTGACGATGATTCACAAAAGAAAGTAGCCGAAGCTGTTCAAAGTACCGTTGAGCAGAATTTGCCTGGGGCTACGGTTACAGTTCGCTCACTACCAACTAAAGGTGCGCAGAGTGCGCAACTTGGCGGTAATTTCGATATGACCGTTGTTCGGTGGATTGGTGATTACACCGATCCCTTAACGTTTGCACAACTACAAACAACCGGCAATACCTATAACTATGGAAGCTTCTCTAATAAAACGTATGATAGTTTAGTAGCTGCCACAAATGGTAAAGATGCTAATAACGAACAAAAACGTTACGAAGATTTTGTCAAAGCTGAAAAACTTTTGATGAATCAAGAAGCAGTAGTGCCACTTTATCAAGCGGTTCAAACGCAATTGGTAAATACCAAGGTTAAAGGAATTGTGTACCATCCAACGGGTGCCCCTTATGATTATAAGTGGGTCCACGTTGAAAAATAG
- a CDS encoding NAD(P)H-dependent oxidoreductase, translating to MKTLIIVAHPNLVDSGTQKFLKTSLSKMDSVTWHVLNQGSFDVASEQRLLREHDRIIFQFPLYWYSAPAILKQWEDDVLTRNFVYGTEHALANKELGIVVSTGDRQKGFVAGGEEQFTLSELLRPYQALAYKAQMTYLQPFPIFQFAYLSEKDKQRLVAAYQQYITNPDFESFHGQELWFEQQLADKISKTKDSSNSQKLAQILSVIQDNRENLEELGWTLSMIKDDEDE from the coding sequence GTGAAAACGTTAATTATCGTGGCTCATCCTAATTTAGTGGATTCTGGCACGCAAAAATTTTTGAAAACGAGCCTTTCTAAAATGGACTCAGTTACTTGGCATGTTTTAAATCAGGGATCTTTTGATGTAGCTTCCGAACAGCGCTTACTCCGCGAACACGATCGGATCATTTTTCAATTTCCCCTGTATTGGTATAGCGCACCCGCAATTTTGAAACAGTGGGAAGATGATGTCTTAACGCGCAATTTTGTTTATGGCACGGAACACGCACTCGCCAACAAAGAGTTAGGAATCGTGGTTTCGACTGGTGATCGGCAAAAAGGTTTTGTGGCCGGTGGTGAAGAACAATTCACATTATCTGAATTACTGCGTCCTTATCAAGCTTTGGCTTACAAAGCGCAAATGACATATTTGCAACCTTTTCCAATTTTTCAGTTTGCGTATCTATCTGAAAAAGACAAGCAGCGATTGGTGGCTGCGTATCAGCAATACATCACGAATCCAGATTTTGAGAGTTTTCACGGACAAGAACTTTGGTTTGAACAGCAGTTGGCTGATAAAATTAGTAAGACAAAGGACTCATCTAATTCACAGAAACTCGCGCAGATTTTATCAGTAATTCAAGATAATCGCGAAAACTTAGAAGAATTAGGTTGGACGCTTTCCATGATTAAAGATGATGAGGATGAGTAG
- the mutY gene encoding A/G-specific adenine glycosylase: MIKWSKPKIKEFQTTLLDWYDSNRRDLPWRRDHEPYHIWVSEIMLQQTQVNTVIPYYQRFMMVFPTVEKLANAPEEQLLKAWEGLGYYSRVRNMQRAAQQLLNDDDGQWPHTKAELQELVGIGPYTAGAIASIAFNQPEPAVDGNAFRVFSQLLEIDADITKPQTRSLFEEAIRKVMPTDRPGDFNQAIMDLGSSYMTAKNSDNEHSPVRKFNQAYLDGRLDEFPVRSKRLKPVDKQYFALVIETPSGFLFQQRAGNELLAKLWVFPLVDADQLKADQPELNTTTIIKAIEDQFASETEIQTELQFIDIPIVNHTFTHQKWHVTLLYANLQKQPDLSHFSGKVVPVEEFSTLAWPTVQKKLWQAFKKRQIQLF; this comes from the coding sequence ATGATTAAATGGTCGAAACCAAAAATTAAAGAGTTTCAAACAACGCTATTAGATTGGTACGATAGCAATCGGCGTGACTTGCCATGGCGTCGGGATCATGAACCTTATCATATTTGGGTTTCTGAGATCATGTTGCAACAAACACAAGTAAATACCGTGATCCCGTATTATCAGCGTTTTATGATGGTATTTCCAACGGTTGAGAAGCTAGCGAATGCACCGGAGGAACAACTACTGAAAGCGTGGGAAGGTTTGGGTTATTATTCTCGGGTGCGCAATATGCAACGCGCGGCGCAGCAATTGTTAAACGATGATGATGGTCAATGGCCCCACACAAAGGCTGAGTTGCAGGAGCTGGTTGGGATTGGTCCATATACGGCAGGCGCAATTGCCAGCATTGCCTTTAATCAACCGGAACCGGCTGTTGATGGGAATGCGTTTCGCGTGTTTTCCCAACTTTTGGAGATTGATGCAGATATTACAAAACCGCAGACCCGTAGCTTATTTGAGGAAGCCATTCGTAAAGTTATGCCAACCGATCGTCCTGGCGATTTTAATCAAGCCATTATGGATCTGGGATCGAGTTATATGACGGCCAAAAATTCAGACAATGAGCATTCACCGGTTCGAAAGTTCAATCAAGCATATTTGGATGGTCGTTTGGATGAATTTCCAGTGCGTTCGAAACGGTTAAAGCCAGTTGATAAGCAGTATTTTGCGCTGGTGATTGAAACTCCATCAGGATTCCTGTTTCAGCAGCGTGCTGGTAACGAATTGTTAGCTAAACTGTGGGTATTTCCGTTGGTTGATGCAGATCAATTGAAAGCAGACCAACCAGAGCTTAATACAACAACGATTATTAAGGCAATTGAAGATCAATTTGCTAGTGAAACTGAAATTCAGACTGAACTTCAATTTATAGATATTCCCATTGTGAATCACACATTTACACATCAAAAATGGCATGTCACGTTGTTGTATGCCAATCTTCAAAAACAACCTGATCTTAGTCATTTTTCTGGGAAAGTGGTGCCGGTTGAAGAGTTTTCAACCTTAGCTTGGCCAACGGTGCAAAAGAAATTATGGCAAGCTTTCAAAAAACGACAAATTCAATTATTTTAG
- a CDS encoding MFS transporter — translation MKNKLTNHLSVNRTIHANYHYSFWAFFSITSLWVIYLTQHGMSLIQVGLLESIFHTASLLFEVPSGTLADHFAYKTVLVMGRLMAILSGILFLSGTGFWWFALAFIIQAFSYNLNSGTNEALVFETLKADHLEKHYLKITANLNAIYELADMLGLIVAGFFVHWHFSLTYVIYIFTSFLAIGAILRMQEPYSQISAETVPATSFAVIIKTSWQFLISHLIVAGLMLFLACYEAIGTTYFFYFQTLMTHYRFTGWQISLVIVIASCFNILGAKSAPTLEKHWSKQQLIYGLVGLMIAGLLFSIFKNIIILTICFILIGLMTTIVEPIFNDFLQQQIPSNARATLLSVMSMMFSLVMIVLFPVVGKLITLVQFNLAFFIIGIFLLLIGLSLIGLHFIKA, via the coding sequence ATGAAAAACAAACTAACGAATCATTTATCCGTTAACCGCACCATTCACGCTAATTATCATTATAGTTTTTGGGCATTCTTTAGTATTACCAGCCTTTGGGTAATCTATTTAACCCAACACGGCATGAGCCTAATTCAAGTGGGACTACTTGAAAGTATTTTTCATACTGCAAGTCTCCTATTTGAAGTTCCATCCGGGACGCTAGCAGATCATTTTGCTTACAAAACGGTTCTGGTTATGGGCCGTCTCATGGCGATCCTATCCGGGATATTATTCTTATCGGGTACCGGTTTCTGGTGGTTTGCCCTAGCTTTTATTATTCAAGCTTTTTCTTACAACTTAAACTCCGGGACCAATGAAGCCCTTGTCTTTGAAACTCTTAAAGCAGACCATTTAGAAAAACATTACTTAAAAATTACGGCTAATCTCAATGCAATCTATGAACTAGCCGATATGCTAGGTCTGATCGTCGCGGGCTTTTTCGTCCACTGGCATTTTTCATTAACCTATGTAATTTATATCTTCACATCATTTTTAGCAATTGGCGCCATTTTACGCATGCAAGAACCATACTCCCAAATCAGCGCAGAAACCGTTCCGGCAACTAGTTTTGCCGTGATCATCAAAACAAGTTGGCAATTTTTAATCAGTCATCTGATTGTCGCAGGGTTGATGCTTTTTCTAGCTTGCTATGAAGCGATTGGAACAACGTATTTCTTTTATTTTCAAACGCTCATGACCCATTATCGCTTTACTGGCTGGCAAATTAGTCTCGTCATTGTCATTGCTTCCTGTTTTAATATTTTAGGAGCTAAAAGTGCCCCTACTTTGGAGAAACATTGGTCCAAACAGCAACTTATTTACGGACTGGTTGGCTTAATGATTGCTGGTTTACTTTTCAGTATTTTTAAAAACATCATTATTTTAACCATTTGCTTTATACTAATCGGCTTGATGACTACCATCGTGGAACCTATTTTTAATGATTTTTTGCAACAACAAATTCCATCAAATGCACGCGCCACCTTGCTTAGTGTAATGAGCATGATGTTTAGCTTAGTCATGATCGTCTTATTTCCAGTCGTTGGCAAATTAATTACTTTAGTACAGTTCAATTTAGCCTTCTTCATTATTGGGATTTTCCTGCTATTGATTGGCTTATCATTAATTGGTCTGCACTTTATAAAAGCATAA
- a CDS encoding DUF2922 domain-containing protein: MKQLDMEFVSSLGKVRHIKLKYVSEDLEPTAVKSAMAQLAGLKVFVKDDEELYAQPQAAKYIETINTPLFDDKAVKA; this comes from the coding sequence ATGAAACAATTAGATATGGAATTTGTAAGTAGCTTAGGTAAGGTCCGTCACATTAAGTTAAAATACGTGAGTGAAGACTTGGAACCAACTGCAGTTAAGTCAGCAATGGCTCAACTTGCTGGTTTGAAGGTATTCGTGAAAGACGATGAAGAATTATATGCACAACCTCAAGCAGCTAAGTATATTGAAACAATTAATACACCATTGTTTGATGATAAAGCGGTAAAAGCTTAA